In a genomic window of Melopsittacus undulatus isolate bMelUnd1 chromosome 1, bMelUnd1.mat.Z, whole genome shotgun sequence:
- the MAK gene encoding serine/threonine-protein kinase MAK isoform X1 translates to MNRYTVMKQLGDGTYGSVLMGKSNESGELVAIKRMKRKFYSWDECMNLREVKSLKKLNHANVIKLKEVIRENDHLYFVFEYMKENLYQLMKDRTKLFPESVIRNMMYQILQGLAFIHKHGFFHRDMKPENLLCIGPELVKIADFGLARELRSQPPYTDYVSTRWYRAPEVLLRSSIYSSPIDVWAVGSIMAELYTLRPLFPGTSEVDEIFKICQVLGTPKKSDWPEGYHLASAMNFRFPQCVPISLKTLIPNASNEAIQLMSDMLNWNPKKRPTASQALKYPYFQVGQVLGPPPQYLEKQTPIKAVQPTEPKPILPKLEAISKPEPLSSPDVPDKTQPQPLSKVNHQPLQQIQLPQNTANQQVPKQQQPQAQPFLPAINKNSLPKQTANGPQSGAVGPKSCRRRWGQTLVKAVDSWDDLDDTEFGMSCSKKPSIALLKEKKNKESLFSVPEPKTSFSTQPGGENKVPMTNDSGRLNTSAKQYYLRQSRYLPGVNPKSVSLAAVSKEGLHGTWNNQLYSKPLAHAGGGTTFNRNTTGNPGFVSGAAYNPSGVYSSSFHKKEVGSAGQRIQLAPLGAPVSDYSWKTKAARAQLPGPTFNSAAKNLSILTRPPIQPVHGRTDWMAKYGGNR, encoded by the exons ATGAACCGTTACACAGTCATGAAACAACTAGGTGATGGCACCTATGGCAGTGTGTTGATGGGCAAGAGCAATGAGTCAGGAGAACTTGTGGCTATCAAAAG aatgaaaagaaagttcTATTCATGGGATGAATGTATGAACTTGAGAGAAGTCAAG TCTCTAAAGAAGCTAAATCATGCCAATGTAATAAAATTGAAAGAAGTTATACGAGAAAATGACCACCTTTACTTTGTATTTGAATACATGAAGGAAAATCTTTATCAGCTAATGAAGGACAG AACCAAGTTGTTCCCTGAGTCAGTTATCAGAAACATGATGTATCAGATATTACAAGGGCTAGCTTTTATCCATAAACACG GATTTTTTCATAGAGATATGAAGCCTGAAAACCTTCTCTGTATTGGACCAGAACTTGTGAAAATAGCAGATTTTGGTTTGGCTAGAGAACTAAGATCTCAACCACCTTATACAGATTATGTTTCTACCAGGTG GTATCGTGCTCCTGAAGTTTTGCTAAGATCATCTATCTATAGTTCACCTATTGATGTGTGGGCAGTTGGCAGCATAATGGCTGAATTATACACACTAAGACCTCTTTTCCCAGGCACAAGTGAAGTAGATGAAATCTTCAAAATTTGCCAAGTATTAGGGACTCCAAAGAAG aGTGACTGGCCAGAAGGATACCACCTTGCTTCTGCCATGAATTTCCGCTTCCCACAGTGTGTCCCCATAAGCCTAAAAACTCTCATCCCAAATGCAAGCAATGAAGCAATACAACTTATGAGTGATATGCTGAACTGGAATCCAAAGAAGAGGCCTACAGCAAGTCAG GCTTTGAAGTACCCTTACTTTCAAGTTGGACAAGTTTTAGGACCTCCTCCACAGTATCTGGAGAAGCAGACTCCTATTAAAGCAGTTCAGCCAACAGAGCCAAAGCCAATTTTACCTAAACTGGAAGCTATATCCAAGCCAGAACCTCTGTCTTCACCGGATGTACCTGACAAAACACAGCCACAGCCCTTGTCAAAGGTTAACCACCAGCCTCTCCAGCAAATTCAGTTGCCTCAGAATACTGCTAACCAGCAAGtaccaaaacagcagcagccacaggcacAACCATTTTTACCAGCTATCAATAAAAACTCATTGCCA aaacaaacagcTAATGGCCCTCAGAGTGGTGCAGTAGGTCCTAAAAGCTGCAGAAGACGATGGGGTCAGACTTTGGTAAAGGCTGTGGATAGCTGGGATGACTTGGATGACACAGAATTTGGAATGTCATGTTCAAAGAAACCTAGCATTGCgctgttaaaagaaaagaaaaacaaggaaagtcTTTTTAG TGTGCCAGAACCAAAAACTTCGTTCTCTACCCAGCCAGGAGGGGAAAATAAGGTTCCAATGACAAATGATTCTGGAAGATTAAATACATCAGCAAAGCAGTACTACTTAAGACAATCAAGATATCTACCTG gtGTAAACCCTAAGAGTGTCTCCTTAGCAGCAGTCAGTAAAGAAGGATTACATGGAACCTGGAACAACCAGTTGTACTCTAAACCATTGGCACATGCTGGAGGAGGAACAACTTTCAACAGAAATACTACAg GAAATCCTGGCTTTGTAAGTGGTGCTGCTTACAACCCATCAGGAGTATATAGCTCTTCCTTTCATAAAAAAGAAGTTGGATCAGCAGGACAACGGATACAGCTAGCTCCTCTTGGTGCACCTGTATCAG ATTATTCATGGAAAACCAAAGCCGCTCGTGCTCAGTTACCAGGTCCTACTTTCAATTCAGCAGCCAAAAATTTGAGTATCTTAACTCGCCCACCAATTCAGCCAGTACATGGAAGAACAGACTGGATGGCCAAATATGGAGGAAACAGATAG
- the MAK gene encoding serine/threonine-protein kinase MAK isoform X2, which produces MKPENLLCIGPELVKIADFGLARELRSQPPYTDYVSTRWYRAPEVLLRSSIYSSPIDVWAVGSIMAELYTLRPLFPGTSEVDEIFKICQVLGTPKKSDWPEGYHLASAMNFRFPQCVPISLKTLIPNASNEAIQLMSDMLNWNPKKRPTASQALKYPYFQVGQVLGPPPQYLEKQTPIKAVQPTEPKPILPKLEAISKPEPLSSPDVPDKTQPQPLSKVNHQPLQQIQLPQNTANQQVPKQQQPQAQPFLPAINKNSLPKQTANGPQSGAVGPKSCRRRWGQTLVKAVDSWDDLDDTEFGMSCSKKPSIALLKEKKNKESLFSVPEPKTSFSTQPGGENKVPMTNDSGRLNTSAKQYYLRQSRYLPGVNPKSVSLAAVSKEGLHGTWNNQLYSKPLAHAGGGTTFNRNTTGNPGFVSGAAYNPSGVYSSSFHKKEVGSAGQRIQLAPLGAPVSDYSWKTKAARAQLPGPTFNSAAKNLSILTRPPIQPVHGRTDWMAKYGGNR; this is translated from the exons ATGAAGCCTGAAAACCTTCTCTGTATTGGACCAGAACTTGTGAAAATAGCAGATTTTGGTTTGGCTAGAGAACTAAGATCTCAACCACCTTATACAGATTATGTTTCTACCAGGTG GTATCGTGCTCCTGAAGTTTTGCTAAGATCATCTATCTATAGTTCACCTATTGATGTGTGGGCAGTTGGCAGCATAATGGCTGAATTATACACACTAAGACCTCTTTTCCCAGGCACAAGTGAAGTAGATGAAATCTTCAAAATTTGCCAAGTATTAGGGACTCCAAAGAAG aGTGACTGGCCAGAAGGATACCACCTTGCTTCTGCCATGAATTTCCGCTTCCCACAGTGTGTCCCCATAAGCCTAAAAACTCTCATCCCAAATGCAAGCAATGAAGCAATACAACTTATGAGTGATATGCTGAACTGGAATCCAAAGAAGAGGCCTACAGCAAGTCAG GCTTTGAAGTACCCTTACTTTCAAGTTGGACAAGTTTTAGGACCTCCTCCACAGTATCTGGAGAAGCAGACTCCTATTAAAGCAGTTCAGCCAACAGAGCCAAAGCCAATTTTACCTAAACTGGAAGCTATATCCAAGCCAGAACCTCTGTCTTCACCGGATGTACCTGACAAAACACAGCCACAGCCCTTGTCAAAGGTTAACCACCAGCCTCTCCAGCAAATTCAGTTGCCTCAGAATACTGCTAACCAGCAAGtaccaaaacagcagcagccacaggcacAACCATTTTTACCAGCTATCAATAAAAACTCATTGCCA aaacaaacagcTAATGGCCCTCAGAGTGGTGCAGTAGGTCCTAAAAGCTGCAGAAGACGATGGGGTCAGACTTTGGTAAAGGCTGTGGATAGCTGGGATGACTTGGATGACACAGAATTTGGAATGTCATGTTCAAAGAAACCTAGCATTGCgctgttaaaagaaaagaaaaacaaggaaagtcTTTTTAG TGTGCCAGAACCAAAAACTTCGTTCTCTACCCAGCCAGGAGGGGAAAATAAGGTTCCAATGACAAATGATTCTGGAAGATTAAATACATCAGCAAAGCAGTACTACTTAAGACAATCAAGATATCTACCTG gtGTAAACCCTAAGAGTGTCTCCTTAGCAGCAGTCAGTAAAGAAGGATTACATGGAACCTGGAACAACCAGTTGTACTCTAAACCATTGGCACATGCTGGAGGAGGAACAACTTTCAACAGAAATACTACAg GAAATCCTGGCTTTGTAAGTGGTGCTGCTTACAACCCATCAGGAGTATATAGCTCTTCCTTTCATAAAAAAGAAGTTGGATCAGCAGGACAACGGATACAGCTAGCTCCTCTTGGTGCACCTGTATCAG ATTATTCATGGAAAACCAAAGCCGCTCGTGCTCAGTTACCAGGTCCTACTTTCAATTCAGCAGCCAAAAATTTGAGTATCTTAACTCGCCCACCAATTCAGCCAGTACATGGAAGAACAGACTGGATGGCCAAATATGGAGGAAACAGATAG